The window GGAACCTCCCATGCACGCGCATACCATCAATTGGAAGGTTTTGAGATTGTAGGATTGGTCAGTAGAGGGGCCAAAAGTCGCGAACGGCTTTCCAAAGAACTGGACGGTGCTCCTACATTTTCGGACTATAATGAGGCACTCCGAGCCACTCAACCGGATGTGGTATCCATCAACACCTATCCCGATACGCATTTTAATTATGTGAAAATGGCCTTGGAAGCCAATGCCCATGTCTTTGTGGAGAAACCCCTTGCCCTAACCGTAGCGGAAGCGGAAACTTTGGTGGCACTGGCCCTACAGCAAAACCGAAAAATGGTAGTTGGCTACATTTTGAGGGTGCATCCTACTTGGGCCAAGTTTACCGAAATGGCCCAGGCCTTGGGCAAACCTTTGGTAATGCGCATGAATCTGAACCAGCAAAGCTCCGGAGAGCAATGGTATACCCATAAGCAACTGATGAAATCCATGTCGCCCATCGTGGATTGCGGCGTGCACTATGTGGATGTGATGTGTTCCATGACCCGCTCCAAACCCATTAGTGTTTCTGCCATTGGTGCCCATTTATCGGACGAAGTGGATACCGAAATGTACAATTATGGACAGTTACAGGTTCGTTTTGAAGATGGTTCCGTAGGCTGGTACGAGGCAGGTTGGGGTCCTATGATGAGCGAAACCGCCTTTTTTATCAAAGATGTGATAGGTCCGAAAGGCTGTGTTTCCATTAGTGATTTGGACAAAGGCGCTTCTGAGGATATCGAGGGGCATACCAAAACAGGTAGTTTGAAACTGCACCACAGCGAACTCAATGCAGAAGGCAATTTTACCAAAAAGGATGAAATCATCAGCACTGCGGACGAACCGGACCATGATGGACTATGCCTGTTGGAACAAGAATATCTGCTCGATGCCATTATAAACGACTGTGACCTCACCGATCATTTGAACGATGCTGTGAATAGCCTTAAAATAGTGCTCGCCGCCGATGAATCGGTCAAAACTGGGAAGACGGTGATGTTGTAGTTAAACTGTCAGGTCGAGCGCAGTCGAGATCCATTTCAAAATACTTTGTTATGTTTGGTGTCAGGTCGAGCGCAGTCGAGACCCACCAAATCATGAACCTATACTATGTTTACATCCTAAAATGTGCCGATGGACTAACCTACACGGGTATCACCGAAAATATAGCGCGCCGACTCAAAGAACACCAAAGTGGAACTATCAAAACGGCGTTCACCTATCGAAGAAGACCTGTCCAACTTATCTTCTTACAAGAATTCAATGATGTATTGCAAGCCATTTATTTTGAAAAGAAAATAAAAAAGTGGAGTGCCAAAAAGAAGTTTGCCCTTGCCACTGGTGATGTGGACCTGCTTCAAATTTTATCGGAATGTAGAAATGCTTCGCATTTTAAATATCATCCTGACAAGGATTGAGGTCTCGACTGCGCTCGACCTGACAGCACAAAAGAACCGCAAACTACAGTTTTGCTGAATATTTGAGTCATTGATGTCAACAGTGTCAATTGCTATGTCTTTAACACCATTTAGCCTCAAAAACCATAAGCCTAAAACCGTTAAAAAATCCTTTGCTTCATGTAGGTCTCGACTACGCTCGACCTGACATCTCGGAAAATCTAAAAACTAAGGTTTTCGAGAAAATCCGTGCCATTCGTGTCAGACCTTAAAGTTGGACCACTTGCCGAGCTTACAACGGAATATTCCCATGCTTTTTCCATGGGGTTTGCACCTCTTTCTTTTCCAGCATGGCAAACGTCTTCAATAATTTGCTTCGGGTATCTTTGGGCAGAATCACCTCATCAATAAAACCACGCTTCGCGGCCCTATAGGGGTTTGCAAACTTATTGGCATACTCCGCTTCCTTTTCCTTGAGTTTGGCTTCTGGGTCGTCGGCTGCGGCAATTTCACGTCTAAAAATGATCTCACTCGCGCCTTTTGCTCCCATGACCGCAATTTCGGCACTGGGCCAGGCATAGTTGAAATCGGCTCCGATATGTTTGGAATTCATCACATCATAGGCGCCACCATAGGCTTTTCGGGTAATTACGGTAACTCTGGGCACCGTAGCCTCACTCAAAGCATAGAGCAATTTGGCACCATGTACGATAATCCCGCTCCATTCCTGGTCCGTTCCGGGCAAAAATCCAGGGACGTCCACCAAGACCAATAAGGGAATATTGAACGAATCACAAAAACGGGTAAATCGCGCCGCCTTGCGCGAGCTTTTTACTCCCAAAACCCCGGCCAGGAACATGGGCTGGTTGGCAATGATCCCGATACTTCGTCCACCCAATCGGGCAAAGCCGGTAATAATATTCTCCGCATACTCCTTATGGATTTCATAAAAGGAATCCGCATCGATAATTCCATTGATCACATCGTGCATGTCATAAGGCTTGTTCGGATTGTCAGGAACAATGTCGGACAGTTCCTCACGGGTTTCATCGCCAAGCTCGTATGGCAATAGCGGAGTGGTTTCCTTATTGTTCTGCGGTAAATAGTCCAAAAGTTTTCTGATATCATCCAAACAGGTAGCATCATTGGCCGAAGTCCTGTGCGCCACCCCGGATTTTACAGCGTGGGTACTGGCACCGCCCAATTCTTCCGAAGTCACGGTCTCGTTGGTTACCGTTTTGACCACGTTGGGCCCTGTCACGAACATATAACTGGTTTCTTCCACCATGATGATGAAATCGGTCATGGCGGGCGAATATACCGCCCCACCGGCACAAGGTCCCATAATGGCCGAAATCTGTGGAATCACCCCGGATGCCTGCACATTTCGATAAAAAATATCGGCATAACCGCCTAGCGATCGTACTCCCTCCTGTATCCGGGCTCCCCCCGAATCATTGAGTCCGATAACGGGTGCGCCTACCTTCATAGCCAAATCCATCACCTTACAGATTTTTTCTGCGTGGGTTTCTGAAAGTGCTCCCCCGAAAACGGTAAAATCTTGGGCGTACACATATACCAACCGTCCATTTACGGTTCCGTAGCCGGTCACCACACCATCGCCATAGTACATTTCCTTATCCATGCCAAAATCGGTGGTACGATGGGTCACCAAAATGCCCATTTCCTCGAAAGAGCCTTCATCCAAAAAGTAGAGCACGCGTTCGCGGGCCGTTAATTTTTTCTTCTGATATTGCTTTTCGATGCGTTTTTCACCACCGCCCAAATGGGCCTGTGCAATTCTGTCCTGTAATTCTTTTATTTTGTGATCCATGGATTCAGTTTGAAGGTAATCGTACTATTTTCTTGTCTTCCAAAAATTGATAAAGGGCAATCATGGCGGCAATTTCCGCTTCGTTGCTTGTTTGTTCCTTTATCATTTCGGGAGCGTAATAATTCTTTACAAAGTGGGTATCAAAATTCCCAGAACGGAAGGCTTCGTGGGCAAACACAAAACTGCCAAAAGGCAAGGTTGCCTGTACTCCTTTTACCTTATAATTTTGAATGGCGTCCAGCATCAGTTCAATCGCTTCCTCTCTTGTTTTACCATAGGTAATCAGCTTGGAAAGCATGGGGTCGTAGTAAATGGGGATATCCATTCCTTCCCGAAAACCATTGTCCACCCGAATTCCCTCTCCCACGGGCAGCTGATAGGTCTCCAGATTCCCAACACTGGGCAAAAAGTCGTTCAAAGGGTCTTCAGCATATACCCGAAGTTCCACGGCGTGTCCATTTATGGTAAGGTCTTCCTGCTTTATGGGCAATTCTTCGCCACGGGCCACTTTTATCTGCAACTCTACCAAGTCTACCCCAGTGATCAATTCAGTCACCGGATGCTCCACTTGTAGACGGGTGTTCATTTCCAAGAAATAAAAATTATGGTCGGCGTCCATCAAAAATTCGACGGTACCGGCACCAATATAGTCACAGGATTTGGCCACTTTACAGGCCGCTTCGCCCATTTCTTTGCGCAATTCGGGCGTTAAAATGGCAGAGGGAGCTTCCTCCACTACCTTTTGGTGACGCCGCTGCACGCTGCATTCCCTTTCAAAAAAGTGCAACACATTCCCATGGGTATCGGCCATTACCTGTACCTCGATATGCCTGGGCGAAGTCACATATTTTTCCACAAAAACGGAGCCGTCGCCAAAGGCGGAAGTGGCCTCACTTATGGCCCGCTTCATCCCGGATTCCAAATCTTCCTCTTTTTCCACAATACGCATTCCTTTTCCACCACCACCGGCAGAGGCCTTGATCAATACGGGATAACCTACTTCGTTGGCAATTTCATGGGCTTTGGCCACATCCGAAATGGCTTCGTCAATACC is drawn from Flagellimonas sp. MMG031 and contains these coding sequences:
- a CDS encoding Gfo/Idh/MocA family oxidoreductase, whose protein sequence is MGNLKVLVVGCGNMGTSHARAYHQLEGFEIVGLVSRGAKSRERLSKELDGAPTFSDYNEALRATQPDVVSINTYPDTHFNYVKMALEANAHVFVEKPLALTVAEAETLVALALQQNRKMVVGYILRVHPTWAKFTEMAQALGKPLVMRMNLNQQSSGEQWYTHKQLMKSMSPIVDCGVHYVDVMCSMTRSKPISVSAIGAHLSDEVDTEMYNYGQLQVRFEDGSVGWYEAGWGPMMSETAFFIKDVIGPKGCVSISDLDKGASEDIEGHTKTGSLKLHHSELNAEGNFTKKDEIISTADEPDHDGLCLLEQEYLLDAIINDCDLTDHLNDAVNSLKIVLAADESVKTGKTVML
- a CDS encoding GIY-YIG nuclease family protein, which encodes MNLYYVYILKCADGLTYTGITENIARRLKEHQSGTIKTAFTYRRRPVQLIFLQEFNDVLQAIYFEKKIKKWSAKKKFALATGDVDLLQILSECRNASHFKYHPDKD
- a CDS encoding acyl-CoA carboxylase subunit beta codes for the protein MDHKIKELQDRIAQAHLGGGEKRIEKQYQKKKLTARERVLYFLDEGSFEEMGILVTHRTTDFGMDKEMYYGDGVVTGYGTVNGRLVYVYAQDFTVFGGALSETHAEKICKVMDLAMKVGAPVIGLNDSGGARIQEGVRSLGGYADIFYRNVQASGVIPQISAIMGPCAGGAVYSPAMTDFIIMVEETSYMFVTGPNVVKTVTNETVTSEELGGASTHAVKSGVAHRTSANDATCLDDIRKLLDYLPQNNKETTPLLPYELGDETREELSDIVPDNPNKPYDMHDVINGIIDADSFYEIHKEYAENIITGFARLGGRSIGIIANQPMFLAGVLGVKSSRKAARFTRFCDSFNIPLLVLVDVPGFLPGTDQEWSGIIVHGAKLLYALSEATVPRVTVITRKAYGGAYDVMNSKHIGADFNYAWPSAEIAVMGAKGASEIIFRREIAAADDPEAKLKEKEAEYANKFANPYRAAKRGFIDEVILPKDTRSKLLKTFAMLEKKEVQTPWKKHGNIPL
- the accC gene encoding acetyl-CoA carboxylase biotin carboxylase subunit; translated protein: MKKILIANRGEIAVRVMKTVKKMGIKTVAVYSEVDRNAPHVLFADEAVCIGEAPSNKSYLKGDKIIEVAKKLQVDGIHPGYGFLSENADFAEAVENSGITFIGPKSKAIRIMGSKLAAKEAVKAYDIPMVPGIDEAISDVAKAHEIANEVGYPVLIKASAGGGGKGMRIVEKEEDLESGMKRAISEATSAFGDGSVFVEKYVTSPRHIEVQVMADTHGNVLHFFERECSVQRRHQKVVEEAPSAILTPELRKEMGEAACKVAKSCDYIGAGTVEFLMDADHNFYFLEMNTRLQVEHPVTELITGVDLVELQIKVARGEELPIKQEDLTINGHAVELRVYAEDPLNDFLPSVGNLETYQLPVGEGIRVDNGFREGMDIPIYYDPMLSKLITYGKTREEAIELMLDAIQNYKVKGVQATLPFGSFVFAHEAFRSGNFDTHFVKNYYAPEMIKEQTSNEAEIAAMIALYQFLEDKKIVRLPSN